One region of Pogona vitticeps strain Pit_001003342236 chromosome 1, PviZW2.1, whole genome shotgun sequence genomic DNA includes:
- the PPP1R14D gene encoding LOW QUALITY PROTEIN: protein phosphatase 1 regulatory subunit 14D (The sequence of the model RefSeq protein was modified relative to this genomic sequence to represent the inferred CDS: substituted 1 base at 1 genomic stop codon), with product MEETELPPGAKEEADKFVNVTFNTPEKAEDEPSQRKWAKLTIKYNQKYVQRWLDLEEXIDTQLQKLYHYQEEDEEAEGTAAPEPEIEIEDLVLEQK from the exons aTGGAGGAGACAGAGCTGCCACCAGGAGCTAAGGAGGAGGCGGACAAGTTTGTGAAT GTCACATTTAATACTCCAGAGAAAGCAGAAGATGAACCATCACAAAGAAAGTGGGCTAAATTAACCATCAAGTACAACCAAAAATATGTTCAGAGGTGGCTAGATCTGGAGGAATGAATCGACACCCAGTTGCAGAAGCTGTATCATTACCAG GAAGAGGAT gaggaggcagaaggaACGGCAGCTCCTGAGCCAGAAATTGAAATTGAAGATCTTGTattggaacagaaataa